The genomic region AATGATGTGCGACTTTACGTGCAATGGTTGTTTTACCAGAACCCATAAACCCAATTAAAATTAACTGCATCTAGTGAATCAACCCCTGTAAATCAGTTTCAATCTAGTCTAATTGTAAAGTATCTGCCTGCAGGTTACCAGTATTTTCTAAAACGAGCGCCGTTTCATTTTTAATTGGGTACTAAATTGCGTTAATGGTAGTTGTAAAATAGTTGGCTGTCCGATCGCTTTTAAATAAACAATGTTAATCAGAGCGCCTTGATTCTTCTTGTCATGCGCAATTTTCTCAAATAATGCGGGTGATTGTAATAACGGGTGCGTGACCGGTAAGCCAACCCGTTCAAGAACAGTTTGCAGTTGTGCCGTAATTTGAGTCGGTTGTTCGAAAAGGCGACTAATCGCCATTAACCCGATACTAACCGCTTCGCCATGCGTTAACTCACCGTCTGCCAAAGACTCAACAGCATGGCCAATTGTATGACCGAAATTCAACAACCGCCGTTGCCCACTTTCTTGAACATCCGCCATCACAATCTGCGCCTTATAGGCAATGCTGCGCGCAATCAGCTCTGGGGCTTTATCCAAAATTGCAGTCGGCGATTCGATTTGTTGAACGAGGTTCCAAAAATCGGCACCGACTAAGGCCGCTACTTTGATCACTTCAGCGTAACCAGTGACTAATTGCCGTTGTGGTAGCGTCTCGAGCATTTGCGGATCAATTAAAACGAGCTCAGGTTGATAAAAAGTCCCGACTAAATTTTTTCCCGCTGGTAAATCAACAGCCGTTTTACCGCCAACGCTGCTATCCACTTGCGCTAATAAGGAAGTGGGAATTTGAATAAACGGTAAACCCCGCATATAAGTTGAGGCAACAAAACCCGTTAAATCCCCAACAACGCCGCCACCGAGAGCAATCAGACCATCACTGCGATTAAAGTTGGCCGTCACCAATGCCTCATAGAGGCTCATCGCTTGTTCGAGAGACTTAGCGGATTCGCCTGCCGGGACGGTAAGGACAGTGACCTGAAAACCAGCTTGCGTTAATTGCGCAGCAACTTGTGCTTGATACAAAGGGCCGACAATCGTATCTGTGACCAATGCAATTTTACGTGCAGACCACACCTGTTGAACTTCGCGCCCGATTGAAGTCGCTAAGCCATTTTCAATTTTAATTTGATATTCTTGCGTCGTTAAATTAACCGAAATAGTTGGCATTTTTACCACGACCGCATCAATTGATCAATCGCCCAGATCTGACGACACATTTCTAAATAAGTCGCGGGTTTCAACGCTTGTGGCCCATCGGAAAAGGCGACTTCAGGATGGTCATGAATCTCCACCATCATCCCGCTGGCACCAGTTGCTACGCCGGCTCTAGCCATCGGTGTCACCAAGTCCCATTCCCCCGTCGCATGACTTGGATCAACGATCACTGGGTAGTGTGATAATTTTTGAAGGACAGGAACCGCGTTTAAATCAAACGTATTGCGGGTATATTGATTATCAAAAGTCCGAATTCCGCGTTCTAAGAGCATGATTTGGCGATTACCGTTGGCTGCAATATACTCAGCAGCATTTAATAGATCATCAACTGTAGCGGCTAGACCACGTTTTAAAGCAACCGGAATGTTCGTCTGCCCAACGGCCTTTAACAATGAAAAGTTTTGCATATTCCGAGCCCCAATTTGGAAGACATCTGTGTATTGTGCAATTAGGGCCACATGCGTTTCATCCATGACCTCCGTAATGACATCCATGCCTGTTGCATCGGCTGCTTGGCGGAGTGCTTTGAGCCCAGCTTCACCCATTCCTTGGAATGAGTAAGGTGAAGTCCGTGGCTTATAGGCGCCACCACGCAGTAAAGTTGCGCCCCCTTCCTTGGCCACTTTAGCCATCGCTAAAATATGCTCAGCTGATTCTACCGAACATGGCCCGGCCATCATCGTAAACTGCTCGCCACCAATTGTACTGTGTGGTAATTGAATGATTGTATTTTCAGGTTGGAATAATCGACTACTTAAAACATAACTTGGTTCATCAGTTGTCATTGAATCGACGCCTGCTTGTTCTGCAGCAGTTAATGTCACTTCCTTAAGTCCAATTAATGCGACGTGTTGTGCTGATTGGTAAACCACGACACCAGCTTGGCGTTGTCGTTCACAAAAATCTTGGATGAGTGATTTGCTCGTTGTTGCTTTAAATTGAATAATCATGATGCATCATTGCCTCCATTTAGATGTTGGTAAATTGGCGTTGTCGCCATTGATTCGTTGGTCCAGAATTCAAAACTCAAGGCCGCTTGTTCAATCAGCATGCCCAGGCCATTTTGCGTTTTTAAATGCGCTTTTTGAGCTGCTTTTAAAAACGCAGTCTCTCGCGGTGCGTAAATTAGATCTGCGACAAGGCTATCTTCGGGCAAATATTGCAGTAAGTTAATTGGTAAGGGATTACCCGGCGTTGCGGCCATGCCAATATTGGTTGCATTAATTAAACAATCAGCATTTTGCAAGGCAGTTGCCAATGCTAACTGGTCATCGTACGGTTCAACAGTAATCTGTAGACCACTAGCAACGCTAATTTGAGCCAATCGTTGAATGACTGAATCATAAGTCGCATTAGCACGTTTAAAAACGGTCATCTGCTGCACACCATACCGCACGGCAGCCTCAATTACCGCTAGTGCCGCCCCACCAGCACCTAGAATAACGACAGAACGATATCTGCGTTGGGGATGTGCTTTTTGTAAGGCACGCCAAAAACCATCACCATCCGTATTGGTTGCTGTTAAATGGCCAGCCTCATTTTTAATGGTATTAATGGCCCCCACTAATTTAGCCGTTGGCGTTAAGTCGTCCACTAGCGGGACAAGTGATTGCTTATAAGGCATCGATAGATTAACGCCCCGAATACCTAGCGCCTTAATTGCGCTGGCGATTGCTGCCGGTGTTGCCTGACTATCGAAGACGGCATAGCGCGCATCCATTTGAATTTGGTGAAAACCAGTATTGTGAATAAAGGGTGATAAGCTATGTTGCGCTGGGTGCGCAATCAAGCCATAAAGTGCTGTATAACCTGATATCATTGCATTTTTCCTCTAGCAACTATCATACTTTAAATAATCGGCTTTTTAAAGTCGTTTTTAAAAGCACTCGTATTGTTCATAGCCTGAAATATATTTCCCCGATTGTATTGACAGGTGTTATTTATTTAAAGTAAAATAAAAACATCAACTGAAAGCGCTTCGCTTATTCAGACGGAAAGGCTGTCTATCTATGCAAATTATGAATCAAACGCTCACAACGAATCACCAGGACTTTCAAGTTACAGCCTACTGGCTAGATTCCAATCAAGATTTTAACAACACTCGCTATCAACCGGTCGTGATTATCTGCCCAGGAGGTGGTTTTCGCTACCATTCACAGCGTGAAACAGAACCAATTGTCTTAAAGGCATTAGCTGAAGGCTGCCATGCAGTTGTCTTACCTTATCAACTCATCGAACCAAACCAAATGGTTTATCCTACAGCACTCCAACAGCTCGCTAAAACGATCGAGTGGATTACAGATCAATCAGAAGTGCAAAAGGTTGATCCCGAACGAATCGTACTCGTTGGTTTCTCAGCTGGTGGGCATCTAGTGGCTACTTTTAACGGTATCGCTACTAACCCTGAACTGAACACACAATATTAACTCGACAGTTATCGTGGCCACCATGCCGCAGTTATTTTGAGCTATCCTGTCATTGATTTAGACGCTGGTTTTCCTAAAGAAGAAAGTGAAAAAGAGCGGATTACAACTGATCAACGTCTCTGGCACGCACAGGACACATTAACAAAATGGGCCAAACCGTGTTTCGTATGGCAAACGGCAACTGATGAACTCGTACCAGCCATCAATTCATTACTGTACGTCACTGAACTAAATCGGTTAAACATCACAACTGAGTATCACTTATTCAGTGATGGTGTTCACGGTTTGGCATTGGCCAATAAAGTAACCCAGCGTCCCGGTAAACCACAAGACGTTAATGAACCGGTTGCCCAGTGGCTCCCGCTTGCGCTAACTTGGTTGGCAGAAATCGATATTGCTCATCGTTAAAAGTTTAAACGATCACAAAAAGGAGTTGGGATAAAATCCCGGCTCTTTTTTTAATGTTAAGATTAAACGTTACTAATCTTTAAATTGCCTAATCCCATTAATTCCTCTAAAATAGTGACTAATGTTATTTAATAGCGAGGTCGAATATGAAAAAATTAATCATTGGTTTCATTTTATTATTAAGTCTCATTTGTCTAGCGCCAACTGCTACCTATGCAAGAGCCGGTGGGGCTTCAGGTGGTGGCGGTGGTTCAACCTCTAGTGGTTCGTTTGGAGGCAGCACAAGTACGACCACCGACAGAACAACGAACAATTATTACGGTCGCCGGGGTTACTACGGGCCCCGTAGTTTTCTCAACAACCTCGTTTTTGCAATCTTTTTTATCATATCAGCCTTCTTAATGATTATCCGCAAGAAACGCGACTGGCTAGCGCGGCGTCACGAACGGGCTCTATCACGAACCGTCACGATTGACGATGCAACCCGCGAACGTTTTGAAGAATGCTTTTACCAAATCGAAGCTGCTTGGACCACCAATGATCTTAGTTTGGTCGCACCGCTCATGACCCCTCATTTCCAACGGCAGCAACAACGTATTTTAAATCGTTATCAACGCCAACATAAACATAATCAGCTGGAAAGTCTGACCATCATCTCAGAGGAACTGATCCTATCGGACAATCCAAACGTCCGTAAAGTCCTTGTAACGGCCCAAATGCGCGATTATTTCACTAATGACCGCTCATCAGACGAAGATAATGAAAAACGCCGTGAAGCAACTTATATCGAACGTTTCAGCGAAATCTGGGAATTCAAACAGGTTGACGGACAATATCTCGTCAACCATATCGATCAATCTCTTTAAGAAAGTGAGTTTTTGAAATGCACCTCGAGTTTACTACCGGTCAAACCCAAACGGCAGTTTCCCTAATGCCACGCCATTTGGACGACTGTTTGCACGAACTAATCCTCATCAATCAAAAAAAAGACGCCATCGATATTCTCGAATGGCGCCTTGATTATTGGCAAGCTCCTGCACAACTATTGACCGCTGCTGAAAAAATAGCCGCGCTTGATTTGCCCTTAATTTTAACGGTTAGAACCACTAACGATGGTGGCTTAGCATCAGCTCAAGACTACCTCACCTACTACGCTCCCTTGATCAAAGCCCATATTGGTCAAGCAATCGATTTAGAGTGGTCACTAGCAGCCGAGCAACGTCATCAATTGGTTGAATTAGCCCATCAACAGCATTACCAAGTGCTTTTGAGTCATCATGATACCGTTCAAACACCGGATAATGATACCTTGCGCACGCAATTATTAGCCATGCAAGCCGACCCTGATGCGGACCTCTTGAAATTAGCGACGACGGCCCAATCACCAGCAGATACAACCCGCTTGTTAGCAGCCACTCAAAGTTTTACGCATCAATTCGATAAACCATTGACGACAATGGCAATGTCTGAATTTGGTGTCGCCTCGCGAATCTTTGGCGGTCAATTTGGCTCAGTTATCAGTTTTGGCTATCTCGAAACACCTAGCGCGCCCGGCCAACTACCAATTGAGCAACTAAAAGGTTTACTGACAACTAATCAAGCTTAAATTAAGCATAAAAAGAGCCCAACAAATTGAATTGTTGGACTCTTTTTTATATCTTTAGTTTCTTTCAACGTTTAATTCGTTCATCTTAATCATTGTATCGACCGCTTTTTCCATCGTTTGAACTGAAACGAATTCGTAGCGACCATGCATATTTTCAGCACCGGCAAAGATATTTGGTGTTGGAATTCCCATGAATGAAATCTTAGAACCATCTGTCCCACCACGAACGGGTTCGATTAATGGTTTGATATCGATTGCTTCCATAGCGTCCTTAGCCAAATCAACAACATCCATATGATCTTTTAAGACTTCTGCCATGTTGTAATATTGATCTTTAATGGTTGCTTTAACGCGACCTTCACCGTATTTAGCATTCATGTCTTCAGCCACTTTAGCAGCAAATGCTTTACGTGTTTCTAAACCATCGCGATCAAAATCACGGATGATATAGGCCATGTGTGCTTCATCAACAGTACCGTCTAAGCTCAATAAGTGATAGAAACCTTGACGGCCATCTGTTTTTTCAGGTACTTCATCGCGTGGGAAAGCATCTTGGAAATCAACAGCAACTTGTAAAGCGTTAATCATGATGTCTTTAGCTTCACTAGGATGCACGTTTTTACCTTGAATATCAACTTTCATTGCAGCTGCATTAAATGTTTCATATTCAAGTTGACCAATTGGGCCGCCATCCATTGTATAAGCGAAGTCTGTTGCAAAATCTTCAGCGTCGAAGCGATCAGCACCTGTGCCGATTTCTTCATCTGGTCCTAAACCAATCTTGATGTCGCCATGTTTGATTTCAGGATGTTGGATGAAGTAATCCATCGCTGTGATAATTTCAGCAACCCCAGATTTATCATCTGAACCTAATAATGTTGAGCCGTCTGTTGTAATTAATGTTTGGCCCTTATAGTTTTTCATGTTAGGGAATTCTTTAGGATCTAAAACAAATTGACCAGCTTCGTCTAATTTGATAATTGATTCGCCATCATAATTTTCAATTGTTTGGGGATTAACACCCTTGGCATTGAAATCTGCTGTATCAACGTGAGATAAAAAGCCCATTGTTGGCACTTTTTTATCGATATTACTTGGTAATAACGCTGTAACATAGCCGTTTTTTTCGTTATACTTAACGTCGCTTAAGCCGATTTCTTTCAAGTCATCCATCAATTTGTGTAAGAAAACCACTTGTGTTTGTGTTGATGGAATCGTCGTCGCATTTTCGTCTGAACGAGTTTCTGTTGTGATATATTCTAGAAAACGCGGAATTAATTTTTCATATTTAGCCATGGTGAAGCCTCCTAGATATTATTTAATACTAATTCTATTCTAACCTACTTCGCATTAAAAATAAATGTAAACGGATCAGTTTTTTGCTGAGATTTAATAAAAGTAACTTGCCAATCGTTTATTTGACGCCATTCTTCAAATAACGCAGTCATCTTAGTCTTCACAATGCTTTCAATATGATGACCAGGATCGATAACGGATAATCCGGCCGCTAACATGTCATGACCCGTATGATAATAAACGTCACCAGTAATATACAAATCAGCCTTGGCTTGCAGAGCAGCGGGGAAGAACTTACCACCATCACCGCCAACTACTGCAACTGTTTCAACTAATTTATCAGGTTCATTTGAAATCAAGCGGAGACCGGTTAAATCAAACGTTTCGCAAACAAATTGGGCGTAGTCCCGGACTGTCATTGGTTGATCAACTTGACCAATGCGCCCGATCCCGATAGGTTGTTGTTGATTAGCCAATGGGATTAAATCATACGCTGGTTCTTCGTAAGGATGTACAGCAAGCATCGCTTTTAACACGCGGTTCTTTTTAGCTGCTGGTAAAATAACCTCTATTTTAACTTCAGCAACCGCTTCTGCCTGACCCGCTTGTCCAATAAACGGATCAGCCGCAGCTTGCGGTTCAAAACGACCGGTGCCTTCAGCGCTAAAACTGCAGTTTTGATAGTTTCCTAATTCACCGGCACCAGCTTGCCCTAACGCTTGGCGTACCACATCCGCATGTGTTTCAGGTACGAAAACAGCCAATTTCATTAATGCTTCATAATCAGTCACGTTGAACGGTTGCACATTTTTAAGTGCTAACGCTGCTGCCAACCAATCATTCATCCCACCTTGCGCCTTATCGAGATTGGTATGGGCTGCATAGACCGTCATATCATGCGTCAGTATATCAGCGTACATCTTATTTTGCGGATCACTTAGATCAAGATTGCGTGCAGGTCGGAACATCACTGGGTGGTGGGCAAAAATAAAATCGATCTCGTTATCAATCGCTTCTTGGACCACTTCCGGCCGAACATCTAATGTGACGAGTACTTTCTTAACCACCTTATCACGGCGACCAATTTGAAAACCTGTTGGATCATTACCCTCTCTAAGCGCTAATGGCGCATACTCTTCAATCGCCGCAATCAAGTCACTCGCGATTAATTGTCCCATGTTTGAACCTCCTCAATTAATTGAATTTCATGTTGCACTGTAGCAATTTTTTCAGTTGGCGTGACCTGAGCACCTTGAAGTTGCACCAATAAATGACGTTTCTTATTTAATAAAGTTGACCATTTCAATTGGAAATCTGCCGGTTGACAGCGTCGTAAAACTGGGCCGAATACTAAGTCAGCTTCGTCGAGTTCAACAGTCTCAGTTCTTGGTTCACCAACGATGACTTCGTAAATATGACCGTCTTCAGCAACGATTGCTTCTTCTACAATGGCGTAGTGGTGCTTCATTAACCATTCCCGGACGGTGGGTTCCATAATATTAGGTTGTAGGACTAATCGTTCGTGCCCGTTTAGATGTGCTAAGCCACGTTCCAATATTTCAGTAATCAATAGACCACCCATCCCCGCAATCACAATACAGGTGACTTGGTCTTCTTCGGGGTTAAGCACTTCGACACCATCACCTAACCGGACTTGAATTTGGTCCTCTAAGTGCCATTGGATCACATGTGTTTGGGTTGATTCAAAAGGTCCAGCAACCACTTCACCCGCGATGGCCCCCTTTAATCGTTTTTGCTCTGTGAGCCAGATTGGTAAATAAGCATGATCTGAGCCGATATCAGCAACGATGCTATCTTGTGGGACGAACTGCGCAACTGCAGCTAAACGTTTCGATAAATTAATTGGTGACAAAAATAAAACTCCATTCTAGAAACTTTGATTGTTACAGTTAGTATACCAAATTTTGAGCGTCAAAGCAGACTAAGCTCGCATCAAACAATCGTCTCATTATGAATATTGATTGTCGTTAAAGGTTGCATAATCATCCTCGCCGTTCTATACTCTAGTTAAATAAAAGAAAGCGTTTTAAATAATGATTTGGAGGTTGTCCTATGTCTATCTTCTTAAGTGTTGTCCTTTTAATGCTCGGTCTCTATCAGGTTTACGCAACTTTAAATACTTTCAAGTATTTAAAAACAGAGGCCAATCGCAACGTTTCGTACTTCATGCCAATTGCCCTGTACTCAGGGGGCTTAATGGCACTCATGATGATTGGCTTTGGGTTATGGGGCATTTTCAATCTTTAGCAAACGCTCTATCAGTGTCTTTAGTGTTGAAAGATACATCTAGTTGACATAAGATTTATTATTTGAAGTATTGTCCAAATTAAAAACGGCCATCTTTTTAGATGACCGTTTTTTGAATTTATTCTAAGAAATCTTTTAATTGTTTTGAACGCGATGGGTGGCGTAGTTTCCGCAATGCTTTGGCTTCGATTTGACGAATCCGTTCGCGGGTTACACCGAATACTTTACCCACTTCTTCTAACGTCCGTGTCCGACCATCATCAAGACCGAAACGTAAACGTAAGACGTTTTCTTCACGATCTGTTAAGGTGTCTAGGACACTTTCTAATTGTTCTTTCAACAATTCATAAGAAGCATGTTCTTCAGGACTAGTTGCATCTTGATCTTCGATAAAATCGCCTAAGTGTGAGTCGTCCTCTTCACCGATTGGGGTTTCAAGGGAAACTGGTTCTTGAGCAATCTTCAAGATTTCACGAACTTTATCCGTGTTCATATCCATTTCAGCCCCAATTTCTTCAGGCGTTGGTTCGCGCCCTAAATCTTGGAGTAATTGACGTTGAATCCGGATTAACTTGTTAACCGTTTCAACCATGTGAACTGGAATCCGAATTGTCCGAGCTTGATCGGCAATCGCACGCGTAATCGCTTGACGAATCCACCATGTGGCGTAAGTTGAGAACTTGAACCCTTTACGATGATCAAATTTTTCAACAGCCTTCATTAAGCCCATGTTCCCTTCTTGGATTAAATCCAAGAATTGCATGCCACGGCCGACGTACCGTTTAGCGATTGAGACCACCAAACGTAAGTTAGCTTCGGCAAGACGTTGTTTAGCTTCTTGATCACCTTGTTCGATTCTCAAGGCCAAGTCAACTTCTTGTTGCGCATTTAAAAGAGAAACACGTCCGATTTCCTTAAGATACATCTGAACAGGATCATTGATTTTGATCCCAGTTGGTGCAGACATATCTTTTAATTCTTTAGCAGAAACTTTTTCTTTTTTTAATGTGGCAGCACTTGGATTCCCGTCTTCATCGACGATCCCAATCCCGTGATCTTCCACTTGTTGCATTAATTCGTTGATTTCATCTGCTTCAAGTGCAAATGGTTTAACGATTTTTGCCACTAATTCATCATTGGTGATTTCTTTTTTGGGTTTGTATTCCTTAATTAAGGCCTTAACCGCAGTGTCTAATTTCTTCGTATCAGCTTTTTTATTGTCAGCCATTCAGAAACCTCCTAGTTAATATCTCATTTCATTTGCGAAACAAGTTGTATCACTTCATTAGTTAACCGTAGTTCCTCACTATGATTGCCTAATTTAGTTGCCTCTTTTAAGGCGATTTTTGCTTCTTTTAAACGTTCCTGAATCGAATTTTGCCCGATGACCGCCAAACAATCGTTCAACGCTTCTTGATTAGCCTCTTCAGGTAAATCAAGAAGATCAATCTGAACGACTAGTTCCTGCAAGTCATCTGGAATATAACTCGTGAAACCCGCTATATCAGCCGGTTGCCCTTCTGCGATGAAGGACCGCCATAACTCATATAAGAGTTGATACGGGGTGTGCACAAAGCTAAAGTCTGCATTATTTTCGAGTTGTAAACGCACATCTTCGTTATGAATCAGCATGTGCAAAATTTCTTGCTCAGCATGCTCAATCCGCGTTAACCGTTTAGGTTGTCGCTTGGGCGCAATCGTCCGTGGATCGCCAAAAGCCCCAGCCATTTCTTCTGGCGGTAGCGGTGGCGCCTGAAAATCATTAAAGTATGGCGGTGCTTCCGGTTGTCCCACCTGATTGATGGGGACTTGCGTGGCATGTTTAACCCGCACCGTTTGTAACTGCCGCTTCAATGTATCCAGCGTAATCCCGCTATCGGCTTCGACCTGTTTCAAGTAAACTTCGATTGCTAAAGGCGACTCAACACGCGCCACAACTTCTAATGCTTGTTGTACGTAATCAAGCTGGTCCTTCTCGTTATCGAGGTTTAACCCTTGTTTCAAGTAACGCAATTCAAACGCAATGGGCGTTTCCGTTCCATTTTGCAAGGTTTCCTTAAATTGCGGACCACCATATTGACGGACGTACTCATCCGGATCGACGCCGCCTGGTAAGACGACGACGCTCAATTCAAGTGTCGTATGCTGTTGCAATAGGTTAATCGCCCGTTTCATCGCTTCAATCCCGGGTTGATCCCCATCATAACACACCACTAATTCCTGCGCTTGTTGTGCCAATAGGTTCAACTGCTCGGTGGTCAAACTCGTCCCCATTGACGCGACACCGTTGACGACATCCGCCGAATAGGCCGCAATCACATCCATAAAGCCTTCAAAAAGATAAACTTTTTTGGATTGATGAATGGTTTGTTTAGCCAAATCATAGTTAAACAGTACTTTCCGCTTATTAAAAATCACGGTTTCAGGGCTATTTAAATATTTTGGTTGATCCGGCTGTTTGGTTAAAACCCGCCCGGAAAAGGCGATGACCTCACCCTGCGCATTTCGAATTGGGAACATTACCCGCCCAGAAAAACGATCGTGTAACTTACCCGTTTGTGTTTCAATAAACAATCCGGATTGGCGCAATACCTGATAAGGAATATCCTTATTCTGGAAAAACGTCAACAATAGATCCGATTGATCCGGTAAATAACCAATACTAAAGGTCTCAATTAACGCATCGGTCATCTGTCGTTCGTGTAAATAATCAAGCGCTAGTTGCCCAGCCACCGTACTAGTTAAAATATGTTTAAACAGTTCGTTGGCTTGTTGATAGAGTTGCTTAAACTGCGTAACCTCGCTTGATTCGCGATGAACAGCAGTTGGCTTATAACTATCCGCCAATGTCACTCCAGCAAAATCTGCGACCTTCGTCAGTGCTTCTGGAAAACTAATTTGTTCCAATTCCATCAAGAACTTGAAGACGTTCCCCCCGCGACCGCAAGAAAAACAATGGAAAATCTGTTTCTCTTCACTCACAGAAAATGATGGTGTCTTCTCATCATGAAAAGGACAAACCCCAAATAAGTTCTTGCCGGCTTTCTTGAGTTGAACGTATTGACCAACAACATCAACAATATTAGTCTGGCTCCGAATCTCATCGATGACTTCGTTCGGAATCTTACCCGCCATTGGTCTCACCTCACAATTCACTTCAATTTGTACTAAGACTGTAAAAGCCGCACCTCACAATGAAATGCGACTCTTAGGATTATCAGCACAAAAATACACTATATATCATAGCACCATTTAGGTGTAGTTGCAAATAAATATAACAAACATTTTTATTACTTGTCAAGCGTCTTTTTTAAAAGTGCCATTAAAATCACAACATGGTTATATTGCGGATCTTTAGCCGCATAGACGAGCGTCACATCACCAAGCGCTAATTGATGCTGCACTAAGTGACAGAATTCTGGCCAATCCGGGTTGGTAGCAATTTCAGCAAGATACTTTTCTTTAAAAACGGGAAACTTAGCTGGTTCATGACCAAACCACTTCCGTAAGTCAGTGGTGGGTGTAATTTCTTTAGCCCACGTCTCAATTTCGGCGCGTTCTTTTGAAATCCCCCGTGGCCAAATTCGATCAACCAAGATCCGATAACCGTCAGAATCGGCGGCTGCTTCATAAACCCGTTTCATTTGTAACATGTTTATTATCCCCTTTTGAATTGCTTATTTAACAATCAATTCGTTTAAATCGCCTAAGCTAAGCGCGATTTGAGCGATAATCATGAGTTGTGTCAAACGATTACGACGAACGGCTTCATCTTCAGCCATTACCATTGTGGCATCGAAGTAAGCTTCAATTAATAGTCGTAGTGTTTGTAACGCGGCATAATTTTCAGCTAACGTATTTGTCGCTGTTGCGCCACGTAAGTCTTCGACTGCTGTATAAAGTGCTTTTTCAGCATCGTTTTCAAATAACGATGGATTAACCGTTAAATCAGTTGTTTCAAAGTCAACTTTTTCAGCTAAACGTAAGACACGCGTGATCGCTTCAATTGTTGCTTTGAAATCAGCATCATCTTGATGTGCTGAGAGCACTTTAGCGGCTTCAAACATCACAACTGGGTCTTGCCCTCGGTTTTTCAAGACAGCGTCGACGATGTCTCGACGAACCTTAGGACGCATCCCGTTAAAGCGTTGACGAACACGATCCGTTAAGAAATCGCTGATGGCAGCTGCATTGGCTGACCAATCTAGATCGAAATTAGCTTGTTGTTTAACAATGTCGCTCATAGCTGCTTGGAAATCAGCCATTGGGAAGTGCCA from Latilactobacillus sakei subsp. sakei DSM 20017 = JCM 1157 harbors:
- the aroB gene encoding 3-dehydroquinate synthase, yielding MPTISVNLTTQEYQIKIENGLATSIGREVQQVWSARKIALVTDTIVGPLYQAQVAAQLTQAGFQVTVLTVPAGESAKSLEQAMSLYEALVTANFNRSDGLIALGGGVVGDLTGFVASTYMRGLPFIQIPTSLLAQVDSSVGGKTAVDLPAGKNLVGTFYQPELVLIDPQMLETLPQRQLVTGYAEVIKVAALVGADFWNLVQQIESPTAILDKAPELIARSIAYKAQIVMADVQESGQRRLLNFGHTIGHAVESLADGELTHGEAVSIGLMAISRLFEQPTQITAQLQTVLERVGLPVTHPLLQSPALFEKIAHDKKNQGALINIVYLKAIGQPTILQLPLTQFSTQLKMKRRSF
- the aroE gene encoding shikimate dehydrogenase produces the protein MISGYTALYGLIAHPAQHSLSPFIHNTGFHQIQMDARYAVFDSQATPAAIASAIKALGIRGVNLSMPYKQSLVPLVDDLTPTAKLVGAINTIKNEAGHLTATNTDGDGFWRALQKAHPQRRYRSVVILGAGGAALAVIEAAVRYGVQQMTVFKRANATYDSVIQRLAQISVASGLQITVEPYDDQLALATALQNADCLINATNIGMAATPGNPLPINLLQYLPEDSLVADLIYAPRETAFLKAAQKAHLKTQNGLGMLIEQAALSFEFWTNESMATTPIYQHLNGGNDAS
- a CDS encoding Nif3-like dinuclear metal center hexameric protein; translated protein: MGQLIASDLIAAIEEYAPLALREGNDPTGFQIGRRDKVVKKVLVTLDVRPEVVQEAIDNEIDFIFAHHPVMFRPARNLDLSDPQNKMYADILTHDMTVYAAHTNLDKAQGGMNDWLAAALALKNVQPFNVTDYEALMKLAVFVPETHADVVRQALGQAGAGELGNYQNCSFSAEGTGRFEPQAAADPFIGQAGQAEAVAEVKIEVILPAAKKNRVLKAMLAVHPYEEPAYDLIPLANQQQPIGIGRIGQVDQPMTVRDYAQFVCETFDLTGLRLISNEPDKLVETVAVVGGDGGKFFPAALQAKADLYITGDVYYHTGHDMLAAGLSVIDPGHHIESIVKTKMTALFEEWRQINDWQVTFIKSQQKTDPFTFIFNAK
- the aroD gene encoding type I 3-dehydroquinate dehydratase, which encodes MHLEFTTGQTQTAVSLMPRHLDDCLHELILINQKKDAIDILEWRLDYWQAPAQLLTAAEKIAALDLPLILTVRTTNDGGLASAQDYLTYYAPLIKAHIGQAIDLEWSLAAEQRHQLVELAHQQHYQVLLSHHDTVQTPDNDTLRTQLLAMQADPDADLLKLATTAQSPADTTRLLAATQSFTHQFDKPLTTMAMSEFGVASRIFGGQFGSVISFGYLETPSAPGQLPIEQLKGLLTTNQA
- the pepT gene encoding peptidase T, translated to MAKYEKLIPRFLEYITTETRSDENATTIPSTQTQVVFLHKLMDDLKEIGLSDVKYNEKNGYVTALLPSNIDKKVPTMGFLSHVDTADFNAKGVNPQTIENYDGESIIKLDEAGQFVLDPKEFPNMKNYKGQTLITTDGSTLLGSDDKSGVAEIITAMDYFIQHPEIKHGDIKIGLGPDEEIGTGADRFDAEDFATDFAYTMDGGPIGQLEYETFNAAAMKVDIQGKNVHPSEAKDIMINALQVAVDFQDAFPRDEVPEKTDGRQGFYHLLSLDGTVDEAHMAYIIRDFDRDGLETRKAFAAKVAEDMNAKYGEGRVKATIKDQYYNMAEVLKDHMDVVDLAKDAMEAIDIKPLIEPVRGGTDGSKISFMGIPTPNIFAGAENMHGRYEFVSVQTMEKAVDTMIKMNELNVERN
- the aroF gene encoding 3-deoxy-7-phosphoheptulonate synthase yields the protein MIIQFKATTSKSLIQDFCERQRQAGVVVYQSAQHVALIGLKEVTLTAAEQAGVDSMTTDEPSYVLSSRLFQPENTIIQLPHSTIGGEQFTMMAGPCSVESAEHILAMAKVAKEGGATLLRGGAYKPRTSPYSFQGMGEAGLKALRQAADATGMDVITEVMDETHVALIAQYTDVFQIGARNMQNFSLLKAVGQTNIPVALKRGLAATVDDLLNAAEYIAANGNRQIMLLERGIRTFDNQYTRNTFDLNAVPVLQKLSHYPVIVDPSHATGEWDLVTPMARAGVATGASGMMVEIHDHPEVAFSDGPQALKPATYLEMCRQIWAIDQLMRSW
- a CDS encoding alpha/beta hydrolase is translated as MQIMNQTLTTNHQDFQVTAYWLDSNQDFNNTRYQPVVIICPGGGFRYHSQRETEPIVLKALAEGCHAVVLPYQLIEPNQMVYPTALQQLAKTIEWITDQSEVQKVDPERIVLVGFSAGGHLVATFNGIATNPELNTQY